A section of the Meles meles chromosome 8, mMelMel3.1 paternal haplotype, whole genome shotgun sequence genome encodes:
- the LOC123949886 gene encoding olfactory receptor 10S1 → MCEKMAMETEDPNQTVVSHFFLEGLMYTAEHPSLFFLLFLLIYSITLTGNLLILITVGSDPHLRSPMYHFLGHLSFLDACLSTVTVPKVMAGLLTAEGKVISFESCTVQLYCFHFLASTECFLYTVMAYDRYLAICQPLHYPVSMNRRMCAGLAGLTWTIGAVHSAIHTSLTFRLLYCGPHHIAYFFCDIPPVLKLACEDTTINELVMLANIGIVAAGCLILIVVSYVFIVAAVLRIRTAQGRRRAFSTCSSHLTVVLLYYVPPVCIYLQPRSGGAGAGAPAVFYTIITPMLNPFIYTLRNKEVKRALQRLLGRGSRESPAGSPPP, encoded by the coding sequence ATGTGTGAGAAGATGGCCATGGAGACAGAGGACCCCAACCAGACTGTGGTGAgccacttctttctggagggtctGATGTACACAGCTGAACATCCtagcctcttcttcctcctcttcctcctcatctacAGCATCACCTTGACCGGGAATCTCCTCATTCTCATAACTGTGGGCTCTGACCCTCACCTCCGCTCCCCTATGTaccacttcctggggcacctctCCTTCCTGGATGCCTGTTTGTCCACAGTGACGGTACCCAAGGTCATGGCAGGCCTCCTGACCGCAGAGGGGAAGGTGATTTCCTTTGAGAGCTGCACTGTACAACTTTACTGCTTCCATTTCCTGGCCAGCACTGAGTGCTTCCTATACACagtcatggcctatgaccgctactTAGCTATCTGTCAGCCGCTACACTACCCAGTGTCCATGAACAGACGGATGTGTGCAGGGCTGGCTGGACTCACTTGGACCATAGGTGCTGTGCACTCTGCAATCCACACCTCCCTCACCTTCCGCCTGCTCTACTGTGGTCCACACCACATTGCCTACTTCTTCTGCGACATCCCCCCGGTGCTGAAGCTGGCCTGTGAAGACACCACCATTAACGAGCTCGTCATGCTGGCCAACATTGGCATCGTGGCTGCGGGCTGCCTGATCCTCATCGTCGTATCCTACGTCTTCATCGTCGCGGCAGTGCTGCGCATCCGCACTGCCCAGGGCCGGCGGCGAGCCTTCTCCACCTGCTCGTCCCACCTCACAGTGGTGCTCCTGTACTACGTGCCACCTGTCTGCATCTACCTGCAGCCTCGCTCCgggggggcaggagctggggcccCCGCTGTCTTCTACACGATCATCACTCCCATGCTCAACCCTTTCATCTACACTCTGCGGAACAAGGAGGTCAAGAGGGCTCTCCAGAGGCTTCTGGGCCGAGGCTCACGAGAGTCTCCAGCAGGCAGCCCACCCCCCTGA